The sequence below is a genomic window from Candidatus Eremiobacterota bacterium.
ACCGGCGGCACTGAAACCTATTATTATGCAAAGGGAAGCGCCGCATCAAAGCTTCTTGCGAGGACCGTCTTTGACCACCAGGTGGAAAAACTGGGGCTGCACCCCCGTGGCACTTTCCCTGCAAAATTCTATGTCATCAAGTACACTGACATGCCCGCTGTGCTCTCCGAATCGGCCTTTGTGAGCAATGCCGAAGAAGAGGCGAAGCTCAAGGATCCCGCATTCCGGCATACCGTCGCAGAGGCCATCGGTGATGGCATAGAGGAATATTTCGTAAAGATGCAGGGAGGCAGTATTGATTCCAGCAAACCCAATCTGCCCGATGACGGGAAATGGGACCCTCTTCCCTGCGAGAAATACCTCACTGTGGCTCAGAAAAGCACCTCATATTCTTCAGAGCTATGAAAAATGGACGAATCTACAAGGGTACCTGGTCTCAGCATGTGACGCGCAAGGTGCTTGCCCAGCACGACCAGTGGGCGCACGGAAGGGGCGGCCAGCGCCTCCACCTTTGCGGAGCCAACCTTGACGGGATGCGGGCCACTGGGACCAGGATGATCGACGCCCGCTTTGAGACATGCAGCCTTGTGGACGCACAGATCTCTGCTTCGATCCTGAGCGACATCGAGATGGAGGATTGCGTCCTCACCCGGGCTGCCTTCTCCCGGTCGGACATGGATCGGGCCATCCTCTACGGGTGCCGCTTCACCCAGGCCGACCTCCGCCTGGCCCGCCTGCGGATGGCTGACATTGTCGGATCCGATTTCAGCAGTGCCCTCCTCGATCGCGCCGATCTCACCGACGCCATCCTCAAGGAGTCGATCATGCGGGGTGCGCTGATCTATGACACCACCTTCGACCGTGCCTATGTAGGGTACTGCGACTTCTGCGATGCCGATCTCTCGGCCCAGGACGCCGTCCACCTCTGCACTGCAGAGGGAACGTGGTTCTTCCGCTGCGACTTCCGCGGCTCCAACTGGGAGGGCCGCCATCTCCGCAACACCCGCTTCACCTCGTGCCGCTTCCACGGGGTGCGGGGAAAGCCGGTCATCGACGGGGAGTATGCCATGGAGCGCCCGAACTTCGCCGCTGACAACGATGGTGAGGACATCAGATCCGGGGAGGAGATGTTCCGGCTGTGGGGGGCGCCCCCGTAATAGACCGGATTTGTACCATCTCCCGGCCAAAGGCTGATCATACCATATGAGGAGGCACTGCATGATGACTTCAGCTAAAATACTCTTTACAGCCTTAGTGCTCATCCTGATGGCTGTCATCCTGCCATTATCAGGATCGCACTCTGCCTTCGCAGAGAAGCTCCCACCTCCTGGAGAGCTTGTGCGGTACAAGCTGATTGGAGCCTATGCAAAACCTCAGATTGATTCCTTATTCAAACCAGGCGCTCTTGAAAATATGCTCTCAAAGGGCGATGGTAATGTCAAGACGCCTGGCTCTGCAGAGAATGCAGTCAAAGCCTACCTTGTGGAGTACAGCACTGCCAACACAGACGGCAAAACAGTTGCCGTATCGGGACTGCTGCTGGTGCCCGACCCCTCATCAGGGCAATTCCCTGTTTTATCATACCAGCACGGCACAATTTTTGAAAGAAGAAAGGCGCCTTCATATCTCAACTCCTGCAGCGAATCAATACTCATGCTTCACACCTTTGCCGCCCATGGGTACGTGGTCTCGATGCCGGATTACATTGGCCTGGGCCGCTCGCCCCTCATGCATCCCTATCTTGTCGCCGGATCGGAAGCTTCATCAAGCCTGGACATGCTGAAAGCATCAAAGCAGCTCTGTGCAAAACTGGGTGTTGCTCTGAATGGCACACTGTTTCTTGCGGGGTATTCACAGGGTGGGCATTCCACCATGGCGCTTCAGAGGCTTCTCGAGACAGAGCATCGGCCTGACCTGCCTGTAACCGCTTCGGCACCTATGGCAGGACCATACAACCTCTATATGCTCTGGAGCACGTGGATCGGCAGGCCCTGCTATCTCTCTTCCGCGGTAATGGCAAAAGGGGTGCTCGCCTATAACAACGCCTATAATCTTAAACTGCCAATGGGAGAAATATTCCGCCCGCCCTATGACGGTACTGTTGCGACACTTCTTGATGGAAACCACCGTGAGGAAGAGATCATCGGCATACTGCCCCGCAATCCTGCCGCACTGTTCACCAGGAGCTTCCTGAAAAGGATGAATACGGGGAATCACCCATTTTACACTACAATGAAGGCCAACAACACATATGAATGGTATCCTGAGGCTCCCACCACCCTCTACCACGGCATGAAAGACGATGTAGTACCTTACAAGGCTTCTGAAATCGCCTATTATTTCATGAAACGGGGCAGCGACAAAGTGAGGATATGCAATCTGGGCGATTACAACCATATGACTGCCTTCATCCCGGCTCTGTTCACCGCAAAGGGATGGTTTGACAGCTATAGATAATTACATGTGATAGAGATACAATGTCAGGAATCAGCCGGAGATTTTCATCGCACCAGGCTCTTATAATTTTTTCTTGATTCACCAATCGCATCGGCAGCGAGCATGGCATTGAGGACTTTTTCAGGAGTCATCGTGCCCGCCTCGTGATGGATGGCTTCCGTGGGAGCGCAGGCCTTTTCAGCAGCCTTCATCAGTTTATCCCGGCTGGTATTTTGCAGGCCGATATCGGCAA
It includes:
- a CDS encoding pentapeptide repeat-containing protein, giving the protein MTRKVLAQHDQWAHGRGGQRLHLCGANLDGMRATGTRMIDARFETCSLVDAQISASILSDIEMEDCVLTRAAFSRSDMDRAILYGCRFTQADLRLARLRMADIVGSDFSSALLDRADLTDAILKESIMRGALIYDTTFDRAYVGYCDFCDADLSAQDAVHLCTAEGTWFFRCDFRGSNWEGRHLRNTRFTSCRFHGVRGKPVIDGEYAMERPNFAADNDGEDIRSGEEMFRLWGAPP
- a CDS encoding lipase family protein, which encodes MMTSAKILFTALVLILMAVILPLSGSHSAFAEKLPPPGELVRYKLIGAYAKPQIDSLFKPGALENMLSKGDGNVKTPGSAENAVKAYLVEYSTANTDGKTVAVSGLLLVPDPSSGQFPVLSYQHGTIFERRKAPSYLNSCSESILMLHTFAAHGYVVSMPDYIGLGRSPLMHPYLVAGSEASSSLDMLKASKQLCAKLGVALNGTLFLAGYSQGGHSTMALQRLLETEHRPDLPVTASAPMAGPYNLYMLWSTWIGRPCYLSSAVMAKGVLAYNNAYNLKLPMGEIFRPPYDGTVATLLDGNHREEEIIGILPRNPAALFTRSFLKRMNTGNHPFYTTMKANNTYEWYPEAPTTLYHGMKDDVVPYKASEIAYYFMKRGSDKVRICNLGDYNHMTAFIPALFTAKGWFDSYR